In Rhineura floridana isolate rRhiFlo1 chromosome 1, rRhiFlo1.hap2, whole genome shotgun sequence, the following proteins share a genomic window:
- the LOC133371389 gene encoding uncharacterized protein LOC133371389 produces MIPTHSGAPGTDAPRAEVSTKGAGATHRPHIGEVLAYTSSINAIPIGGRLLNFGDRWLRLTTVPWIRDLFTYGYTIEFWATPSDRFHPSPCPRAPARHNIMQTAMHHLLHIAAIEPVPTTERSEGVYSLLFAVPKRDLSWRAVLDLKFVNRFVTYRRFKMEFLHSITESLHEGDFLASIDLKEAYLHVPICIAHRKFLRFTFGHQHFQYRAMPFGLSSAPRVFSKVLLILVAYLRTQGVHIYPYLDDLLIRAKSEELAHHHLMITLNVLQTYGWLVNFDKSHLQPTQRLLHLGAMLDTLQAMVFLAPDRITAITSIARSLMQQTSADVMLLARALGMFISTIHIVPWARAHTRPLQWTLLPFQKDIASSNHRKVHLSPALRLSFRWWTKVQHLSKGTSFREPRRTVVTTDASLIGWGAHCNSQYVQGVWPNAERSRSINWLELKAVHLALCHFQSLFPLQHVLIRTDNTCVKSHLNRRGHQVSSSAGLSLPHLCLGRTTSTIPESRAPQRDFECDSRLAQQPTGLPGRMETSSSHFPSSPVSIRRPLSRPVCFQSQLPASKVLCPIPGLNSRSSGCSDNTVARRSIVRLSSHTIVSQNLEEGANRKGTAGSDSTILATPTVVLRSSGNVDDGSLDTSSNARPPIPGSSTAPGPYLAQSNSVAFERRHLRSAGLSDAVIDIILASRRPSTTRIYQHTWVAFSKWCQSHHHDPSQANVHQVLQFLHSGFMMGLRPNTLRRHASTLSSILSVSSPGDHISSLPFIKRFLRGVALRSPAVVHRFPSWSLPKVLQALQRPPFEPIRTVPLRILSFKVLFLIAITSARRVSELGALSSARHLCVFHKDSVVLKTDPSFRPKVDSVFHCNQDIVLPSFCPDPTHTLEKAWHSLDVRRALKTYLSRTQEIRRTESLYLF; encoded by the exons atgattccaacgcattcaggggctcctggaaccgacgcccccagggcagaggtcagtaccaagggcgcaggggcaactcatcgtcctcatataggggaggtcctcgcctacacaagtagtattaacgccatccccataggtggcagattacttaattttggagatcgatggctgcgccttactacggtcccctggatcagggacctcttcacttatggctataccatagagttctgggcaaccccatcagacagattccacccgtctccttgcccaagggcaccagccaggcacaacatcatgcagacagctatgcatcacctcttgcacatagcggcaatagagccagttcccacaactgagagatcggaaggggtgtactccctcctatttgctgtgccaaaacgagatttatcttggagggcggtattggatctcaagtttgtcaaccgttttgtaacataccgcaggttcaaaatggaatttctccattccattaccgagagtctgcatgaaggagacttcctggcttctatcgaccttaaggaagcgtatctccatgtacccatttgcatagcccacagaaagtttcttcggtttacctttggccaccaacattttcaatacagagcgatgccatttggcctctcctctgctccaagagtattttccaaggtgctactcatcctagtggcttaccttcggacccaaggggttcatatctacccatatttggatgatctgctcatacgggccaaatctgaagagctggctcatcatcatttaatgatcaccctcaatgttttgcagacctacggctggcttgtcaacttcgacaaaagccatctccaaccaacccaacgcctactacatcttggggcaatgttggacaccctgcaggcaatggtcttcctggctccagatcgcatcactgccatcacaagcatcgcaaggtccctgatgcaacaaacatccgcagacgtcatgcttctcgccagagcgctcgggatgtttatctccacaatccacattgtgccctgggctcgggctcacactcggccccttcagtggactctgttgccttttcaaaaagacattgccagctccaaccatcgcaaagttcatttgagccccgctctgcgcctctccttccgctggtggaccaaggttcaacacctctccaagggcacgtcgttcagagaaccccgcagaaccgtcgtgaccacagacgccagcctcataggttggggagcccactgcaactcccagtacgttcagggggtttggcccaacgcagagagatctcgaagcatcaactggctggaactaaaggctgtccacttggctctatgtcattttcagtctctgttccctttgcagcatgtgctcattcgaacagacaacacgtgtgtaaaatcacatttgaacagacgggggcaccaggtctcgtcctctgcaggacttagcctccctcatctttgtctgggcagaacaacatctacaatccctgaaagcagagcacctcagagggattttgaatgtgacagcagactggctcagcagccaacaggtcttcccgggagaatggaaacttcatccagccattttccatcgtctccagtgtcaattcggcgccctctcagtcgacctgtttgcttccagtcacaattgccagcttccaaggtactttgcccgatacctggactcaacagcagaagcagtggatgctctgacaacaccgtggccagacggtctattgtacgcctttcctcccataccattgttagccaaaaccttgaggaaggcgcgaaccgaaagggcacagctggttctgatagcaccattttggccacgccgaccgtggttctcagatcttctggcaatgtcgatgatggatccttggacacttccagtaacgccagacctcctatcccagggtccagtactgcaccaggaccctacttggctcaatctaacagcgtggcgtttgaacggagacacttgaggtcagctggactgtctgacgctgtgattgatattattttggcctcgagaagaccatctaccactcgaatttatcaacatacctgggtggctttctccaagtggtgtcagtcccaccaccacgatccatcccaggccaatgtgcaccaggtactccaatttctccatagtggctttatgatgggacttcgacccaacactctacgtagacatgcgtctactctgtcatccattctctcagtgtcctctcctggagatcatatttcctcacttCCGTTCattaaacgttttttgaggggagtcgccctacgctctccggctgttgtccatcggttcccctcatggagtttgccgaaagtcctgcaggctttgcaacgccctccatttgaacccatcaggactgtgcccctacgcatactgtccttcaaggtcctgtttctgattgcaatcacatctgccagacgcgtttcggagttgggtgcattgtcttctgctagacacctctgcgtcttccataaggactctgttgtgctgaagactgacccttcctttcgtcccaaggtcgattcagtttttcattgcaaccaggacattgtgttgccttctttttgcccggatcctacccatactcttgaaaaggcttggcattcgttagatgtccggagggctctcaagacctacctgtctaggacccaagagattcgacgaacggagtctct atatctcttttag